ACTTTCAATTGATCTAAAGATACTATGTGCAAAATGTTGTTTTGGGCCAATAGAATTTCCAAACCACCCATCTTCTGAAATATTAATTATATAATCAAAGTTTTTGTCATTAAATAATCTATGTGAATAAATAATTTCATAACAAATCAGGGGAAGTAATTTTACCTCTATCTTATCATTTTTTATTAAAAGTGCTTTTTGGTTCTCACCTTTTGAAAAAGATTGATAATCATTAGTTACTGTTTTAAGTCCTATTAAACTAAGAACTTTTTCAAATGGGGTAAACTCTCCGAATGGCACTAGATTAATCTTATTGTAACTATGAATTAAATCCAATTTATTGTTGAAAACTGCCATTGAATTAAAAATTAATTTTTCACTATTTTTAGTCTCTACACTATTTAGGCCCATGATAATTAAATCATCACCTCCAAAATTATTTGAGAATAATTCTTTATATATATTCATATCTCTTAAGTAGCTGTCTGGAATAACTCCTTCGGGCCATAAAAAAACTGTTGGTTCTTTTTTTTCTGGGCTACTCAAGGAAATTAGTTCTTGGATAATATTTAATTCATCCTGCTTTGAATAAAATCGATCCAAACTAATATTGGGTGATATAGCTCTTATTGTAAAACTATTTTTAATATCAACTGAGGTATTAAATTTATTATACTTTAAATTTCCAAAAATTAAAAAACCTGTAGAAGTAATTATAAAAAAAAAACAGACAATAATTTCTTTTCTATTTTTTCTTAAGATAAATATAGCTGGCACTGTGAACAAAGATATGCAGATTAAATTGAAAGAATAAGTCCCAATTACTGAAAGAATTTGAATAAAATAAATACTTTCTGAAAAACTAAAAGCAATTAAATTCCATGGAAAACCAGTAAGAATAGAACCTCTGAAAAATTCTATAGATCCATATAAAATAGAAAAAATAAAAAATGTACTAACAACATTTTTAGAATAAAAAATTGAAAATAAATAAGTTATTAGTCCATAAAATATTGCCAGAAAAGCAGGAAATAAAATTATAGCAATTGGTATTAAAAATTTGAAACTTTCATCAAAAGTTAATGAAATTGCAATCCAATATAAGCTACATAAAAAATAACCAAAACCAAAAAACCATCCATATTTAAAGAAAGATTTATTATTAGTGCTAGTTTTTTTCTCTATAAAGAGAAAAATGAAGAATAATGAAAAGGTAAAAAAATTAATTATAAAATAATTATAAGGCGGCAAACTATAAGAGCTAATAGCACCTAAAAAAAATAAATATAAAAATTTTAAAAATTTTTTTTTAAGCAAGTTAAGCAACTTTTGTTTTAATAAATTTATAAATATTATCTTCTTCTTTGCTCATTTTTTTAAAATCTTTTAGCTTTATGTGGTCGTGTCCTAATAAATGAAGAAATCCATGAATAAAAATTTTAACAACCTTTTGCTTAAACTTTAAAATACTTATATTTTTTGGTTTATCCATAAATTCATAGCTAACAACTATATCACCAAGATAACTTGATTTTTTTGGGTTAAATTTTTTCTCAAACGGAAATGATAATACATCTGTGGGTTTATTTTTATTTCTAAAATCTTTATTTAGTTTTTTAATATTCTTATTATTTGAAAGTAAAATTGTTAGATTTATTCTCTTTCCTATAAACCTATATTTTTTTGGAAAAAATTTTACAATGGAGTCAAAAAAAGTTTTATTATTCTTAATTTTTTTGCTCCAAAGAGTAGACTCCGAAACCACATCAATTTTAATCATTTTCTTGATCGGTATAAGCTCTTACAATCTTAGATACCAAAGGATGCCGTACAACATCTGAATGATCAAAATCAACAACTGAAATTTCTTTTAAATGTCCAAGTAATTTCTTAGATCTACTCAGGCCAGACATGTTCTTGTTTGGTAAATCTATTTGAGAAGGATCTCCATTTATAACAATTTTTGAATTCTCACCAATACGCGTTAAAAACATTTTAATTTGTGTATCAGTTGCATTTTGAGCTTCATCTAAAATTGCAAAAGAATTCTTTAAGGTTCTTCCTCTCATGAAAGCAAGAGGTGCTATTTCAATATCACCAATTTCAATCATTCTCTGTATTTTTTCAAAATCAAATAAATCATAAAGAGAATCATATAGAGGTCTTAGATAAGGATCCACTTTCTCTTTCATATCTCCTGGTAAAAAACCAAGTCTTTCACCAGCTTCTACTGCAGGTCTTGATAAAATAATTCTTTCAATCTTTTTATCAAGCAACATGGTTAATCCGACTGCTACCGCTAAAAAGGTTTTACCTGTTCCAGCAGGGCCTGCTGATATAACAATATCACTTTGCCTTAAAGCTCTAACATATTCTTTTTGCCTCTCAGATCTAGGTATAACAGATTTTTTTGGTGTTTTGATTATGTCAGAAACATTTTTATTTTTTACTTTTTCTTCAATCATAAATTTATCTATAGATGAGATTATATCTTTTTTCTCAATACTGCCATTATTAATAAATTGATTTGCAAGAAATTGAATGGCATTTTTTGTTGTCTCATTTTGTTCTGGGGTTGATTTTATTAAAATAGAATTTCCTCTTGAGTAAAGACTTGTATTAGTAATTTTTTCGAGTTCTTTTAAATTTTCATTAAATTCACCAACAACTCCCATCAATAAATCATTATCATGAAAAATAACACTTAAAGAATCATTATCAGAGTATACAAATTTTAATGTTGAATTAATTTTTTTTGAAACTGTATTATTCAATTTTAAGCTACTTTTTTTTTAGAACTTTCAGTTAATTTTCCAAAAAGACTATTTTGATTGCTGCTTGTTATTTCGACTTGCACAATTTTTCCTATGTTCTCTATATTGCCATCAAAAATTACTGATGTCATATATTCTGTTCTGCCAAATAACTTAATTCCATCTTTCATTTTATTTTCTACTAGAACATTTAAAATTTTATTTTCAAGAGATTTATTTGTTTGTATTTGGTTATCAAATAATTTCTTCTGAATTACCTCTAATCTTTGTTTGGATTTTTTTTGATCAACTAGTTTTAAATCCGCAGCAACAGTTCCCGGTCTTGGGCTAAAAATAAACGAATATGAGTTAATAAATTTTATTTTTTCTATTAATTCCATTGTCATTTTAAAATCTTGTTCATCTTCTTCTGGGTATCCAATAATAAAATCACTTGAAAACTCAATTTTTGAGTTAATTTTTTTAAGTTTTTCATAAATAAGCACATATTCTTCAATGCTATGCTTTCTATTCATTAGATTTAAAATTTTATTTGATCCACTTTGCACTGGTAAATGTACTAGGGGCATCAGTTTAGATGAATTCTTATAAACATTAATCAAGTCATCTGTCATGTCCTTTGGGTGAGATGTTGTGTATCGGATTCTTTCAAGTTTATCAAAACTATCAAGTGTAATTAACAAGTCTGATATTCTGTACTCTTTGTCTTCTTCGTCATAACTGTATGCGTTTACATTTTGCCCTAATAAAATAATTTCTTTTGCACCACTTTGAATTAATTCTTTTGCTTCATTTATGATTTGATTAAAAGGTCTGGAATATTCTGGTCCACGAGTATAAGGCACTACGCAAAAATGACAGAATTTATCACAACCCTCTTGAATTGTTAAAAAAGAAGAAACTTTACTGTCTTTATTTTTAATTTGACTTAGATAATTAAATTTAGAAATTGTATCAAATTCTGTTTCTTCCTCTTTTTTTTTATTTTTTAAAAAATTTAATATTGCATCATTTATTTTATGATAAGACTGTGGACCTATTACAATATCAATATAAGGCTCTCTTTTTAACATTTCTTGATTTTCAGCTTGGGCAACACAACCAGCAACAATTACAATTGGTTTTTTTTTCTCTCTAAAAATTTTTTTAACCCTTCCTATTTCATGGTAAACTTTTTCTTTTGCTTTATCTCTAATATGGCAGGTGTTTAAAAGATAACAATTCGCATCCTCATATTTATCAGTTTTTTCAAAACCGATTTTTTTTACTGCATCAAATATACGATTTGAGTCATATTCATTCATTTGACAGCCAAAAGTTTTAATAAAAATTTTTTTCGACATTATGTTAGGATTTTTTTTTAACACCATATAATTCTAATTTATGATCAACTAATCGATATCCATACTTATCTGCAATTTTCTCTTGCAACTTTTCTATCTCTTCATCAACAAATTCAATAATTTCCCCTGATTTAACATCAATTAAATGATCATGATGTCCTTCATTTAATTCTTCGTATCTAGCTTTACCCCCTTTGAAATCGTGTTTTGCTAAAATTCCTGACTCTTCAAAAAGTTTTACTGTTCTATATACTGTGGCAATACTTATTTTTGGATCAATCTTTGAAACTCTATTATAAAGCTCATCTACGTCTGGATGGTCGTTCGACTCTGACATTACTTTTGCAATAATTTTTCTTTGATCTGTAAGTTTAACCCCTTTAGCCAAACATTTTTGTTCAATATTTTCTGACATTTTTAATTTTAACTTAAATAAATAGGATTAATCAAATTCTTTTTAATTTTAAATTTTTCACATAAATTGGGGACATCTTCGTACTTAACTTCTTCAAATCCCTTAAAATCTTCAAAACTAAAACAATAATAATTGATTTTTTTAGTTAAAAACAAAGCTTTAATTGTCGCTAACGAATTTCTAATTCCTGCAAAACTACCTGGTCCTCTATTAACATAAATAACTTCAATTTGATCTAAAGAAGAAGAATTTACCTTTAAAAAATCATTAATTAAAATCATTAATTTTTCAAAATTAATTTTACTATTTTCATGACTACAAGTATAAATATTCCCATCAACTATGAGTGTTAAAAAAATTTTATCTCTTGTGGCGTCTACTATTAAATTTTTCATTATAATAATGTTATTTGCCATTAATTCTAAAGCAGAAGAAAATAATATCAAATATTATTCTGAAGATAGCGGCATTCTTTCTTTAATGTATCACCGATTTGATGAAAATAAGTATCCTTCAACAAATATACGAATGGATATTTTCAAAGAACAAATGTCCATAATAGATACCTTAAATTACAAATTTTATGACCCGCAATATTTGCAAAAAAAATTTAATATTGCAAAAAATAATAAAGAAATACTTATTACTATAGACGATGCATTCTTATCTTTTTATAAAATTGCATGGCCATATTTAAAAAGTAAGAAAATTCCTTTTATTTTATTTGTTTCAACTGAAGCTGTAGGTAAAAATGGATATATGAGTTGGGAGCAAATACAAGAAATAGAGAAACAGCCATTTGCTTACATTGGTAATCATTCACATTCACACGGTTATTTAGTTGATTTAGAAACTGAAAATTTCATATCCGATATTAATACTTCAATTGAAATTTTTAACCAGCACTTAGGTTATAAC
The nucleotide sequence above comes from Candidatus Pelagibacter giovannonii. Encoded proteins:
- the lnt gene encoding apolipoprotein N-acyltransferase: MLKKKFLKFLYLFFLGAISSYSLPPYNYFIINFFTFSLFFIFLFIEKKTSTNNKSFFKYGWFFGFGYFLCSLYWIAISLTFDESFKFLIPIAIILFPAFLAIFYGLITYLFSIFYSKNVVSTFFIFSILYGSIEFFRGSILTGFPWNLIAFSFSESIYFIQILSVIGTYSFNLICISLFTVPAIFILRKNRKEIIVCFFFIITSTGFLIFGNLKYNKFNTSVDIKNSFTIRAISPNISLDRFYSKQDELNIIQELISLSSPEKKEPTVFLWPEGVIPDSYLRDMNIYKELFSNNFGGDDLIIMGLNSVETKNSEKLIFNSMAVFNNKLDLIHSYNKINLVPFGEFTPFEKVLSLIGLKTVTNDYQSFSKGENQKALLIKNDKIEVKLLPLICYEIIYSHRLFNDKNFDYIINISEDGWFGNSIGPKQHFAHSIFRSIESGKYVIRSANNGISAIINPIGIIEEKVEFGTTGYVDFKESKILKPTLYMNYGDKIFFILILLYIFLIFSFKKITHE
- the ybeY gene encoding rRNA maturation RNase YbeY, producing MIKIDVVSESTLWSKKIKNNKTFFDSIVKFFPKKYRFIGKRINLTILLSNNKNIKKLNKDFRNKNKPTDVLSFPFEKKFNPKKSSYLGDIVVSYEFMDKPKNISILKFKQKVVKIFIHGFLHLLGHDHIKLKDFKKMSKEEDNIYKFIKTKVA
- a CDS encoding PhoH family protein, with amino-acid sequence MNNTVSKKINSTLKFVYSDNDSLSVIFHDNDLLMGVVGEFNENLKELEKITNTSLYSRGNSILIKSTPEQNETTKNAIQFLANQFINNGSIEKKDIISSIDKFMIEEKVKNKNVSDIIKTPKKSVIPRSERQKEYVRALRQSDIVISAGPAGTGKTFLAVAVGLTMLLDKKIERIILSRPAVEAGERLGFLPGDMKEKVDPYLRPLYDSLYDLFDFEKIQRMIEIGDIEIAPLAFMRGRTLKNSFAILDEAQNATDTQIKMFLTRIGENSKIVINGDPSQIDLPNKNMSGLSRSKKLLGHLKEISVVDFDHSDVVRHPLVSKIVRAYTDQEND
- the miaB gene encoding tRNA (N6-isopentenyl adenosine(37)-C2)-methylthiotransferase MiaB, yielding MVLKKNPNIMSKKIFIKTFGCQMNEYDSNRIFDAVKKIGFEKTDKYEDANCYLLNTCHIRDKAKEKVYHEIGRVKKIFREKKKPIVIVAGCVAQAENQEMLKREPYIDIVIGPQSYHKINDAILNFLKNKKKEEETEFDTISKFNYLSQIKNKDSKVSSFLTIQEGCDKFCHFCVVPYTRGPEYSRPFNQIINEAKELIQSGAKEIILLGQNVNAYSYDEEDKEYRISDLLITLDSFDKLERIRYTTSHPKDMTDDLINVYKNSSKLMPLVHLPVQSGSNKILNLMNRKHSIEEYVLIYEKLKKINSKIEFSSDFIIGYPEEDEQDFKMTMELIEKIKFINSYSFIFSPRPGTVAADLKLVDQKKSKQRLEVIQKKLFDNQIQTNKSLENKILNVLVENKMKDGIKLFGRTEYMTSVIFDGNIENIGKIVQVEITSSNQNSLFGKLTESSKKKVA
- a CDS encoding Fur family transcriptional regulator, which gives rise to MSENIEQKCLAKGVKLTDQRKIIAKVMSESNDHPDVDELYNRVSKIDPKISIATVYRTVKLFEESGILAKHDFKGGKARYEELNEGHHDHLIDVKSGEIIEFVDEEIEKLQEKIADKYGYRLVDHKLELYGVKKKS
- a CDS encoding peptidase M22; its protein translation is MKNLIVDATRDKIFLTLIVDGNIYTCSHENSKINFEKLMILINDFLKVNSSSLDQIEVIYVNRGPGSFAGIRNSLATIKALFLTKKINYYCFSFEDFKGFEEVKYEDVPNLCEKFKIKKNLINPIYLS
- a CDS encoding polysaccharide deacetylase family protein; protein product: MLFAINSKAEENNIKYYSEDSGILSLMYHRFDENKYPSTNIRMDIFKEQMSIIDTLNYKFYDPQYLQKKFNIAKNNKEILITIDDAFLSFYKIAWPYLKSKKIPFILFVSTEAVGKNGYMSWEQIQEIEKQPFAYIGNHSHSHGYLVDLETENFISDINTSIEIFNQHLGYNPIFFSYPFGEYSKTIKDFISKNFTFAFGQHSGVIDVNKDPHELPRFPINEKYGDLERFKFLVNLSPLQYKSLSPEDKYITDNNPPKLSVEFFENQKNIKKINCFSDEGNKWDKSNITFNKNIMELNFREKFTFRRGRVNCSLNDNGIWRWFGVQFSVNQN